In Papaver somniferum cultivar HN1 chromosome 9, ASM357369v1, whole genome shotgun sequence, the genomic stretch ggttaaaggagaattgactctagtttatgcaactaataacacacaacaggtgtggggattaggtttcctagttgctagagttctcctttatatagttttcaaatcagggtttgcaatccaagataccttggtaacaaagcattcaatattcaccgttagatgaaaaacttgattcaaccaagctaatatctttcaactgttagatcgaacttagcttgttacacacaaatgaaatgtaccctcatttaggtttatgtaaccgtacccaaacgtgtacaccatgttggtacacaaatagttaaccgaggttagccatatgattactctcatatcaaccttattcatcttaaccataactagttcaaatgactcaaatgaaactagttaaatagttgttcaattggtatattctcatagaattatacaagaacataattgaagcaaaatcggtttgattcattcgaatcaatcatgaacattatagccacggtttgcaaagattgcattccttattatttaaatgtttatgttcatgttcataaccgatttcagaactttaaccttcaagtatgcaaatgggtacgcatacttaaaatacccggactaagattgggtttctccagtacgcaaacgggtacgcatactttcaatcccagtagaaattctcggacatgaacctgtacgccaactggtacgcatacttaggtccCGAATttttcaaaccaacaggtacgcaaacgggtgtgcatactatggttcccggacatggattacatatgtgcaagagtgcacaacatgacatatccaataatggttaagtgttctaaactcttatttcaatcattgaaactttcttagaggatgacaatagacgtttcatacactattagcatcaaagcaattttcaagttattgaaataatcataatgaaacattccaagacaacaccaaatgattgtatcacacaaaccatataagatgttactcggcaattttcacatgatataagatgaacttggtagaAGCGAaagatttccaacacatatttcgagaaatatgtaagcgagataaacttagctcgaaatctcaaatgtgtatatagaaaactatatcgtaatatgacttatatctcaatatatgagatagagtagaaatagactttccaagtgatatatgagtttaagtctccacatacattttgtcgatgaagttccacaagatccccttagtagttcttcgtcttcaaatgatgaacgccgtgaagtctaagctcaactacataatctatgtcctagtccgaaacatctataaataggctagaaatcatgacttatagttttgatcactaacattgacaaacatgcttgagatagcaacgcatgcgagtccgatcgaacaatgctctaacagattcgaTATTGTTCGTTGGATAAGATGACTTTGAAACACGGATTTGATGGGAGCCGTTCATCTACTGTTACAATTTCCTCTTCCACTTTATCGTCGTTATCATTAATTTACTGTTGATTTTCATCATCAGAAATCTCACCTTCTTATACATCtacaacaatcgaaatctctGTTGCTCCCTCTTCTTCTTTACCCATCAAATCTCTAGGGTTAATAAATAATTGACTAGATCCAATTACGCTCATCAATCTATTTTAATTTATCACCACTCACCTCCTAATTGATGTGTATTCTTCCAGCTTCAAATCAATTTCAGTTCCAATTCCGGATTACATAAGAAACCCAGCAATCAATCCACAAATTCCAGTTAATGTTGATGCATTCGTTTCTCATCTCaatacaacaacaacagattCAATCCGTCACTGCCTGCAATAACAGCAAGACCACagagaaataaataaaacaaatccCCAAATTCCATTGATGTGTTGCTGCTGTATGGCTTGATAAGAAAATGAcgatgaaagaaaatgaaacgcGGTGCTTGGAGTTGTTCGTATGGCTTGATAAGAAAATGAAACGTGGTATATACCTTGACACGTCACCCACTATTTTCTTAACTTAAGAGCTTTAACAACTTTTGGATCATGTGACATGTCCGTACACTGTACGGATTCAATTTATGCAACTTATCCTGACCACATGATTCAATTAGTTGATGACAGCTGTTTATCACCTGTCATAACTACTCTGTAGTGATGATTCAACTTATGTTTTGTAACTTTCTCTGTCATGTCACAAGTTTATATAAGTCCTTGGTCAGTGTCTTTTCCTGTAACTTTAACATTCAATGAATCACATTTCTTACATGGTATCATATGTCAAAACGGAATTTTGACTTCTCTCTCTGATCCTTACCTGCAACAACCTTCAACACCACCATTAAACCTGAAACTAACCCTAACAATGGTGAGAACCACTCAAAAAAATATTGCATCTTCTTCCGCTGTCAGTAACAACTCTCTCAACATCAACAATTCACAGTTTTTTCCACCATTATCATCaccacaacatcaacaacaaactTCTTTACCTTCTTCTTATTCTCAACCGCCATTAACACCACCACCTGTAACTCCACAATCATCACCACAACCGTCTTCTTCTACTCCACAACAATAACATCTTCATCACACACCAATACAGGTTCCACAACATGCATTACCTTCTCAAAACCTTCATCGTTTTTACTTTCCTCAAATACAAACACAACAACCTCAATTAAAACCTTCTTTTTACAATTAGTTTGGTTTTCAGAATAgatttacaattcctttccaaaacatcaacaattttgtttcagacaAGTTGGATGGCTCAAATTATCTTTTTTGGAAAGATCAGATCTCTTCCATTCTTATCTGTAGAATTTTATGGCTTTGTTGATGGAACTGTTCCACCTGAATCTCCTATGGTGATGATCAACAATACTCAGATTCCAAATCCAAACTATCTTGAGTGGTTACAGATTGATAAATTTGTTGGATCTTGCATTAACGCTGCAGTTGCAAGATCGTTTTCTTCTGGATTACTTGGTAAACACACAACAAGAGAAAAATTGCTGCACTTGGCGAAACTTTTCAGTGATCAATTTCTTGCTCGTAAATCTTTGTTGAGATCTCAACTTTACTCAATCAAGAAATGCTCTTCAACAATTTATGATTTTCTTCATCAAATCAAGACAATTTCAGATTGTTTAGCAGAGATTGGTGAACCAGTGCAAGACTCCAATCTGGTAATGTATACTCTTAATGGTCTTGGTCGAGAGTTTATTCACTTTGTTGTTAGTGTTCAAAACAGAGAACCTCCATTATCTTTCTCTGAACTACGATCTCGTCTCCTCAATCATGAACAATTCTTGAAAGAACAATATTCTGATTCCTTGTCTACATTAATCTCAGATCCAATAAACTCTGTTTTCTTTGTTAAGAAACATAATTCTTCTTATAACTTTAATTTTCGAAAACCTACAACTTCATTTCCATCACATTTATCACCTTCATTATCAACTTCTCAAACACCTACATCTACTTTTCCTCCTGGTTTTCATAAAACTGAGTTTAATCCTACACAGAAGCATATTATAGACTATGGAGAAATTCCTTGTCGGATATGTCATAAACAAGGTCATCAGGCAAATCGATGTAGATTTCGCTATTCTCCTTCAAGAAATAGTACTGCTCCTCCACAAAAAGCATTCCTTGGTCTTGATCTCAATACTGGaagttgttcttcttctccttggTCTTCTAATGAGTTTGATTTTaatgtacaatttccttctgataCTGCTTACGAAAGTGAAGGTTATTGGAGTCACAGTAATTCTGATCCAATTTGGATCCCTGACTCAGGAGCTTCTAGCCACATGACAAATGATGCTTCCATATTACAGAACACCAATTCTTATTCTGGCACTGAACAAGTTATGGTTGGAGATGGTAAGTTATTCCCATTTCATTAGTAGGTTCTTCTACTTTATCTACTCCATCTAAGCAGTTTAATCTACAAAAAGTACTTTATGTTCCTCATTTACAATACAATTTAATGTATGTGGCTCAATTTACTAAAGAAAATAATCGTGTGTTCTTGTTCTATCCTTGGGGATATGAAATCAAGTCATTGAGGAATAACATTATCCTTGCTAGAGGGAGAATGCAGCATGGACTATATCCTATAATATCTGGTCACTCTGCTTCACATACTATTACTCAACAACATGATGTTGCTTCACATCATAGTACTGCTTTTACCACTTTAGTAGCTTCTTCAACTCTGTGGCATTCAAGACTAGGCCATCCTGCTCAGAAGATTCTTCATAAGCTTGATACTACTACTGACATCAAGTTATCTACCAAATGTCCTTCTATTTGTGGCTCTTGTCAGTTAGCTAAGAATAAGTGTTTACCTTTTCATGCTACTGGTAATATTTCTAATTTACCATTTGTGTTAGTCCACTGTGATATTTGGGGTCCTTCTCCTGTACAATCTCATTTGGGATACAagtattatattatttttattgatgattgtacaaaattttcatggattcatccaaTGAAGAATAAATCAGACAGTGTTTATTGCTTCGAGTTGTTcaagtctcttgttgagaatctgTTTACTGtcaagataaaatattttcagtgTGATGGTGCTCTTGAGCTTGTTAAAGAACCATTTAGAGATTTTCTGGATTCTAGTGGTATTGATTTAAGAATTTCCTGTCcatatcttcatcaacaaaatggctCAGCAAAGAGGAAACATAGACATATCACAGAGATGGGAAATATTTTATCTTTTCATGCTTCTCTTCCAAAGAAGTTTTGGTTTGATTCCTTCTTAGCAGTTGTTTTTCTTATCAACAGACTTCCAAGTAAGCTTCTTGACTACAAATCTCCTTATGAAGTATTATATAAGTCAAAGCCAGATTATTCTCTTCTTAGAGTATATGGGTGTTTATGCTATCCAAACTTGGTGGCTTATAGGAAAGATAAGCTTAGTCCAAAATCAGCTACTTGTGTGTTTTTATGATATAATATTCATCATAAGGGCTACAGATGTATGGACTTAAGCATTCACAGGATATATGTAACTACTCATGTAGTCTTTGATGAGAATAAGTTTCCATTTGCTGCTTCCTGCCCTTCTTCAGAGATTTCTTCTCAAGCTTCATCTACAGTTGCTCCTTCTATTGAGTCAACTCCCATTGTTGATCCTTCACCAGAACAGTCATATAGCAATGTTGAATCAACTAGCATTGTTGATCCTACATTAACTGGGTCAACTGTCATTGTTGATCCTCTCACAGTTGAGTCAACTAGCATTGTTGATCCTACAGCAGATGGGTCAACTGTCATTGTTGATCCTCTCATAGTTGAGTCAACTAGCATTTTTGCTGCTTCTCCAGCTCCTTCTGGCATGCATACAAGATCTGAGTCGGGTATTCATGTACCAAAACCTTTGTCTAAAGATTTTGTAGCTAATAGTACCCTGAAGCATCTCGTTCCTCTTGCTTTTACTACTTTACTTAAGCCACCTCCTGAACCAAATACTTTTAAGGAAGCATCAAGTTACCTGTTTGCGTAAATGCTATGAAAAATGAATACACTGCATTACATGAGAATGATATCTTTGTTCATGTTCCATATTATCCTTCAGTGAATTTTCTTGGatgcaaatgggtttacaaaacaaAACTCAATGATGATGGTACTATTGAAAGACATAAGGCTAGACTAGTTGCTAAGGGGTATCATCAGGTAGATGGTATTGATTTTGAGGAAACTTTTAGTCATGTTGTCAAAGCTACTACTATTAGATGTGTTTTGAGCTTAGCTCTCTCTAACAACTGGAGTATGAGACAACTTGATGTGAGCAATGCTTTTCTCCATGGGTACCTAAAGGAGAATGTTTACATGGTGCAACCACCTGGATTTGTTGATCCAGAACACCCTATACATGTGTGCCAGCTCAAGAAATCATTATATGGACTTAAACAAGCTCCCAGAGCTTGGTATGAGCGTTTTGGTTGATATATGCTTAAGTGTGGCTTTATTAATTCTATTTGTGATACTTATATGTTCATTTATCACAAGCATTCAGACAGAATTATTCtcttggtgtatgtggatgatattattcTTGTAGGCACCTCTGAATCTTTACTTGCTTCTTTTATTACTTCTTTGAAGTCTGAATTTGCCATGAAGGATGTTGGAACCTTACATTACTTCTTGGGGATTGAAGCTATTTTGGATTCTTTTGCTAGTAAGATGTGCTTATTACacagaaaaaatattttattgatcTACTCAGGAAACATGATATGTTAGGTTGTAAACCTTGCAAAACTCCAGTGGGGTCTGGTCCAAGGGTTTCTGCTTATGATGGTGACCCTCTCAAAGATGCTGCCTCTTATAGAAGCTTAGTAGGTGGACTTCAATATTTGACACTTACTAGACCAGATATTAGTTTTGCAGTAAACTATGTGAGCCAGTTCATGCATAACCCTACAGATGTTCATCTCCAACTTGATAAACGTATTCTCAGATACATCAAAGGTTCTCTGGGTCAAGATCTTACTTTGGGTAGTGGGAATTGCTCAGAACTTACTTCCTATTGTGATAGTGACTGGGCTGGTTGTCCTGACACAAGGAAATCCACCTCAGGATATTGTGTTTTTGTGGGAGGTAATTTGGTTTCCTGGTCTTCCAAGAAACAACACACCATTTCTCGATCCTCTACAGAGGCTGAATACAGAGGACTTGCAAATGCAACAGCTGAAATTCTATGGCTTTCTTATCTATTTGAGGAATTATCAGTCTACTTATCTCTTCCCTATCGTCTCTTCTGTGATAATCTTGGTGGAGGCAGCTTAACTGCAAATCCTATTTTTCATGCTCGCACTAAACATATTGAAGTATACTATCATATGATTCGTGATTTGGTTACGTCTTGTTTTATGAAAGTTTCATATATTCACACTCTTAGTCAGATAGTAGATCTCTTCACAAAGGGATTGTCCAAGTCACAGTTTGCTTTACTGAATAACAAACTGATGCATGTTGTACGTGCATCAGTTTGAGGGGGATGTTAGATCATGTGACATGTTCGTACACCGTACGGATTCAATCTATGTAACTTATCCTGACCACAGGATTCAGTTAGTTGATGAAAGTTGTTTATCACCTGTCATAACTACTCTGTAGTGACGGTTCAACTTATGTTTTGTAACTTTCTCTGTTATGTCACAAGTCTATATAAGTCCTTGGTCAGTGTCTTGTCATGTAACTTTAACATTCACATTTCTTACAACAACGAAAACAATTTTTGTCCCACCACTCTTTTTGTTATAGTGTGGTACCGAGTAAATTAAACAAAGGTTAACATGGCTGAGCATAGGGGTGTTGTTTTCATAACGTGATATGCCGAATTTGAGCTTTTCATTGTGAACACCATTTTGCTTCTTTTCTTATACCGGTGATCAGATTTGCTCgtagtttcgttttttttttaacagTCCCATAGCAACGGCGTTTGGTTTTTCTTCGGTCGGCCATCCCCTGACATCGGTGTTCTAGTTTATTTATCATCCAGAGATGCTCAGGGAAAAGCACAAACTTTTTCTTCAAGAGCTTGGACCACTTGAGGTACTTATGATTCTCAATATCTTATTTTTCTGGTTGATTGGTAAACCTAGAGATGGTGCTAAATTATAAGAATCTAAGGATAACTCAATAACGTGTTTGTTAATCTTTGggataatttgcgttacctcctctCCCAAGATCGTTAATTTGaattacctcccctacagaaatTACATTAGCAAGACCTCTCTTCATTAATATTTCCGTCAACTTTTCTGTTAGCTGAGGTGGCAATGGTGAATACGTGTAAAAATTATACACGTGGAAAAAATAATACCCATTAGGCTTAGTCCTATGgactagatatctagctgctagattgaccatccacgtcagcatgggcaacttcctaagtcctatgggatggctaatctagAAGCTAGATTAGCGGCGGGACCACCATATAACGCCGAACCGTTcggcgctttaaatctcagccgttagatcagaattttctcccagcgctgaacggttcagcgtttagaccactttttgagcgctgaacggttcaacgtttcaatctcgctgatagttggactgcgagcaccTGGTAGGAAAGAGAACCATCAACTATCACTGTTAACCtttttccaacacttattttttggtttgcaacattttttggccaatctagcactccAATTTAGCCCATAAGAATTAGCCTTATACCTTCATCTTCCTCGACTAAATTTCACCCAGAACCGTCAAATCCTTTTGGAAAAACCAATTTCACCTCGCATCTAAAAACCAACTACTAAAGTAATGAAACTACGATCTTAAATCTCTAGCTTCACTGATTCACACTGTTAAACATGATTTACAAAACGAGAAGAAAATCATCAACTCATCCAAATCGGGAAGAATCGCAAGACACAACAAACTTAGATTCACTGGGCACAATTTTTAATGGCGGCTAAAAATGGACGGGATCAACAAGAAGTATAATTTGTAGCAGGTAATATTCATCTTGGTGGAAAAGAGTTTTGGCGTTTTGGGATGTAAAACAAAGTGAAATGAACAACCCCATTACACTGTATCGGTTGTTAATGGTAGTGAAAAGTTTCTAATGGCAGACCACCTAATTGCCATTAGCTACTGTCTGACAAAGATGATTTGGGCTTTCCACGAATTCCAAAAGATCCAAAACTTTTGAATCAGGGTGCTTGCGTATTTTAATTGTGGCAAATTTGGTTTGGCATTTGAGTTTCATTCTGCAAGTGAGATGTTAGCGATGGATAAGATGAAGAAAGTACAGTGGGTATTTAGGGAAAATGAAGATCCACGTTTGAATTTTGGTCCAACAGTACAAAGTAGGTGACTCAACTAACCGGTCTAGGACGGAAAATGTACCGAAGggaggttttgctaatttaatttctataggggaggtaactcaaattagcgatcttggcaggggaggtaacgcaaattaccccttaATCTTTTATGTGCTTATGGCTATATTGCAACAATATCTAAAAGGCATGCGGTTCTCGTTGTTTTCCGCACTTGTCTATTTGTGGCAGGATTTGCATGGTCCTGGCTGGGGTTCCTCTAGGATGGTTAGTACCTAGTGAGATATTCCAACTTGAGATAAGATCAGCAACTCAAAATATCAATGCTGTGGTGAATATGTTGCAGTGAAGAGTAGATATTTTCCTATGTCAGAATTTTCAGCATACTCAACAGACGGCAGTTTATCGAACTGTCAAAATGTTATGGCTGTAAAGGATCCAAGGGACAGTAAAATTTATTTATTACTTCATAATAAAATTTGATATTTATTATAATAGGAAGCTGAGTACAAATTTGCCTTGATGAGTGGATGTTTTTTTTGGAGTATGAGGAGAAACTTACTTCTAGTACAGTTTGGCTGAGAGGCGTGGTCGAAGGTAAACTTCTAGTGGGGTTAACTTGGGGAGGGTTATACTTGAACCTTCCGTCATGTCTACTATTAGTCCTGCCAAGTCATTGTCAAACTCGAATGCATGAAGCAGGCGAGCAAGCGCCATATGAACCGTTTGGAGGGCGAAGTCAATCCCTGGACACATCCCTCTTCCTGAACCAAATGGTAGATACTTAAAGTCTTGACCTCTGAAGTCTAAGTCTGCTGCCTCACCACCAGAACTACCATTGAGTTGGGGAAGAAACATCTCGGGCTTGAACTCTGATGGGTTTGACCACACTCGAGGAGGATCGCGGTGCAGTTTCCATACGTTGACCAACAAATGTGTGCCTGCTCTCACTTCATACCCACCAATATTGCAGTCCATGATTGCCTCGTGGGCTGCGCCGAGAGGGGCAGGAGGGTACATCCGGAGCGTCTCCTTAACAACTGCTTGGAGGTAGACAAGATCATTGATGTCGTGTTCCTCTACGTTTCTGTCCTTGCCTACTCTGGTGTCGAGCTCATCCTGAGCCTTTCTTAAGACAATAGGATTAGTGATCAGTAGTGCGACCGCCCATGTCAATGTAATTGACGTGGTATCTGAGGCAGCTGCTATCATTTGCTGCAAAATTGACAAAACTTAGTTAACAGGTGTACAACATTAAGAACGTTTCGAACAAACTTACAAAACCGCGATAAAGCCATCCACCACAAATAACTCAGTAATTTGGAATTTCACAGATATTTTAGAATTAAGAGACCGATTATCTGAAAATTCGAATTCTTACCGCACATTAAATCACACGATCTCTTCAAATATAACAAGTACAAGTCTAACATTTATGCATTTTGCTCTTATATGGTACAAAAGCTAACAAATTGAGTATATTCACGGTTATTATAAATAAGCGAGGTACTTGTTGGAGGCACCCGATGGGCGGCCGGCGAGGAACCTGTCGTTAGTAGTGAAGCACTCTTTAGTCATCTCCCAACTGCTTACAATAAGGGTTGGATGCATACCAATCCGGACCATGAAGATAGGTccatagttgtcagacatctcTGCAAGAACTTTGAATAGAGGTCTCGACCCTACTAGCTGAAGAAGATGACCTAATATAGGCCATGCGCCTACAACTTCAGGTGGTGATTCTATGATGGTTTTGTGTTCCTTGACGACCTTATAACTGTGATCCATAAATAATAGAAAAAAGATAGCAAAGCTAATAAGACCGCAATTCTAGCTGACGAGAAATACTTGTTGATGAACATTGTTAGATCCGTCATATTTCGATGTGTCTGTAGTTGTCTGATTGTGATACCAAAGAT encodes the following:
- the LOC113312552 gene encoding cytochrome P450 82A3-like; the protein is MDHSYKVVKEHKTIIESPPEVVGAWPILGHLLQLVGSRPLFKVLAEMSDNYGPIFMVRIGMHPTLIQMIAAASDTTSITLTWAVALLITNPIVLRKAQDELDTRVGKDRNVEEHDINDLVYLQAVVKETLRMYPPAPLGAAHEAIMDCNIGGYEVRAGTHLLVNVWKLHRDPPRVWSNPSEFKPEMFLPQLNGSSGGEAADLDFRGQDFKYLPFGSGRGMCPGIDFALQTVHMALARLLHAFEFDNDLAGLIVDMTEGSSITLPKLTPLEVYLRPRLSAKLY